A stretch of Arthrobacter sunyaminii DNA encodes these proteins:
- a CDS encoding ABC transporter ATP-binding protein, whose amino-acid sequence MSRFTVRRGKGADPAYDATARLGTAGEDAVHLGKEENLAVRRRSLALLGSLIRPNRGRFIGTVLLVVFSQAARVAGPAIIAYGIDHALPYLQAGNSLPLILSGVAYLLAALLAAGLTAGYVRATALLSQAMLLDLRLRVFRHTQRLSLEFHEKYTSGRIISRQTSDLEALRELLDSGVSSLASGAMYMLFTAVSIFLLDWRTGLLMLVAFVPMYLLTRWYQKRSQLAYRASRVTSAKLIVHFIETMTGIRAVKAFRREKVNAEKYDDLAEDYRVATVRSINLNGVFQPGLVLIGNATVAVVLLAGGFRVLDGGLEVGALLALLLYSKRFFQPVDQMAMFYNSFQSASAALEKVSGLLEEVPTVRPPKHPVELKHATGDIRFDGVEFRYGDGPVILPQMDLHIPAGQTVALVGQTGAGKSTLAKLIARFYDPSQGSVLLDGVDLRNLTQRDLRRAVVMVTQEAFLFSGSVADNIALGKPEATRAEIIASAKAVGAHEFIEALPEGYDTDVNKRGGRVSAGQRQLISFARAFLADPAVLILDEATSSLDIPSERLVQHGLKTLLGNRTALIIAHRLSTVEIADRVLVMHAGEVVEDGTPAELTGGTGRFAKLQAAWQESLV is encoded by the coding sequence ATGAGCCGCTTCACCGTCCGCCGCGGCAAGGGTGCCGACCCGGCCTATGATGCCACCGCCAGGCTGGGCACCGCCGGCGAGGACGCCGTCCATCTGGGCAAGGAAGAAAACCTCGCTGTCCGCCGCCGCTCGCTGGCGCTGCTGGGCTCCCTGATCCGCCCCAACCGCGGACGGTTCATCGGCACGGTGCTGCTGGTGGTCTTCTCCCAGGCCGCCCGCGTGGCCGGGCCCGCCATCATCGCCTACGGCATCGACCACGCCCTGCCATACCTGCAGGCCGGCAACAGCCTGCCCCTGATCCTTTCCGGCGTGGCTTACCTGCTGGCTGCCCTCCTGGCTGCCGGCCTGACGGCGGGCTATGTCCGCGCCACTGCCCTGCTGAGCCAGGCCATGCTGCTGGACCTGCGGCTGCGGGTCTTCCGGCACACCCAGCGCCTGAGCCTGGAATTCCATGAGAAGTACACCTCCGGACGGATCATTTCGCGGCAGACCTCCGATCTTGAAGCACTGCGCGAACTGCTGGACTCCGGCGTCAGCTCCCTGGCCTCCGGCGCCATGTACATGCTGTTCACCGCCGTGAGCATCTTCCTGCTGGACTGGCGCACCGGGCTGCTGATGCTGGTGGCCTTCGTTCCGATGTACCTGTTGACCCGCTGGTACCAGAAACGCTCCCAGCTGGCCTACCGCGCCTCCCGGGTCACCTCCGCGAAGCTGATTGTGCACTTCATCGAAACCATGACCGGAATCCGGGCCGTGAAGGCTTTCCGCCGCGAAAAGGTCAACGCCGAGAAGTACGACGATCTGGCCGAGGACTACCGCGTGGCCACCGTCCGCTCCATCAACCTCAATGGAGTCTTCCAGCCCGGGCTGGTGCTCATCGGCAACGCCACGGTGGCCGTGGTCCTGCTGGCGGGCGGCTTCCGGGTACTCGACGGCGGCCTGGAGGTGGGCGCCCTGCTGGCCCTGCTGCTGTACTCCAAGCGCTTCTTCCAGCCGGTGGACCAGATGGCCATGTTCTACAACTCCTTCCAGTCCGCTTCCGCGGCGCTGGAAAAGGTCTCCGGCCTGCTGGAGGAAGTGCCCACCGTCCGCCCGCCCAAGCATCCGGTGGAATTGAAGCATGCCACGGGCGACATCCGGTTTGACGGCGTGGAGTTCCGCTACGGCGACGGACCGGTGATCCTGCCGCAAATGGACCTGCACATTCCCGCCGGCCAGACCGTTGCCCTGGTGGGACAGACCGGCGCCGGCAAGTCCACCCTCGCCAAACTGATCGCCCGCTTCTACGACCCCTCCCAGGGCTCCGTACTGCTGGACGGCGTGGATCTGCGGAACCTGACCCAGCGGGACCTGCGCCGCGCCGTCGTCATGGTGACACAGGAAGCGTTCCTGTTCAGCGGCTCGGTGGCGGACAACATAGCCCTGGGCAAGCCCGAAGCCACCCGCGCGGAGATCATTGCCTCGGCCAAGGCGGTGGGTGCGCATGAGTTCATCGAGGCGCTGCCGGAGGGATATGACACCGACGTGAACAAGCGCGGCGGCCGGGTTTCCGCCGGCCAGCGGCAGCTGATCAGCTTCGCACGGGCCTTCCTGGCCGATCCGGCGGTGCTGATCCTGGACGAGGCCACTTCCTCGCTGGACATCCCCAGCGAACGGCTGGTCCAGCACGGCCTCAAGACCCTGCTCGGCAACCGGACGGCGCTGATCATTGCGCACCGGCTGTCCACTGTGGAGATCGCCGACCGGGTGCTGGTCATGCACGCCGGTGAAGTGGTGGAGGACGGGACCCCCGCGGAGCTCACGGGCGGCACCGGCCGGTTTGCCAAGCTGCAGGCCGCCTGGCAGGAATCCCTCGTGTAG
- a CDS encoding ABC transporter ATP-binding protein — protein MPAQTTLWQSLARLYPHLRPILPRLICGLFCALGASLMALAIPQVFRVLINTSLAPGGATAAVWGAAGVVLGLGILEATFIALRRQFVIAPATTVETRMRTSFYRHLQDLSVSFHDRWGSGQLLSRAMSDLNLVRRWMAFGAIMLVVTALTVVVGFTIMLFTSWVLALIFIAAAVPIVVYGYRFNRFYRQVSRQSQDQTGDLATTVEESVHGIRVLKAFGRSREALDSFEEQAQELRETEVSKANSLAKFSLVVTLLPEAALAVALVVGIIAVADGNLSIGSLVAFFATAAVVAGPVEAVGPLLSMTLTAKTAIDRHYEVMDAQSSIQSPQHPVHLNDVRGELVFDDVHFAYPDTKDGTRNLIDGVTLCLRPGETMALVGVTGSGKSTLLQLVPRLFDVTGGSIRIDGTDLRQLDLEELRTIVAVAFEDTTLFSSSVRDNVLLGAEPASSAEADQLLAQALDVAQADFVYSLPEGTDTLIGEEGLSLSGGQRQRVALARAIAARPTVLIMDDPLSALDVRTEELVEGRLREVLADTTTLVVAHRPSTVSLADRVALMEDGRISAVGTHAELLAGNDHYRYVIASLPTDPEDLDSPLEDGPRPAEEADDAAGALEAPSLDDEEIIR, from the coding sequence ATGCCTGCGCAGACAACCCTGTGGCAATCCCTTGCACGGCTCTATCCGCATCTGCGGCCCATCCTCCCCCGCTTAATCTGCGGGTTGTTCTGTGCCCTCGGAGCCAGCCTCATGGCTTTGGCGATCCCCCAGGTGTTCCGGGTCCTGATCAACACCTCCCTGGCCCCCGGCGGAGCCACGGCGGCTGTCTGGGGAGCGGCCGGCGTCGTCCTGGGTCTGGGCATCCTTGAAGCAACCTTCATCGCCCTGCGCCGCCAGTTCGTGATTGCACCGGCCACCACCGTGGAAACCCGGATGCGCACCTCGTTCTACCGGCATCTGCAGGACCTCTCCGTCTCGTTCCATGACCGCTGGGGCAGCGGGCAGCTGCTCTCGCGGGCCATGAGCGACTTGAACCTGGTCCGCCGCTGGATGGCGTTCGGTGCCATCATGCTGGTGGTCACGGCGCTGACCGTGGTGGTTGGCTTCACTATCATGCTGTTCACGAGCTGGGTGCTGGCGCTGATCTTCATCGCTGCAGCCGTTCCGATCGTGGTTTACGGCTACCGCTTCAACCGTTTTTACCGGCAGGTTTCCCGCCAGAGTCAGGACCAAACCGGAGACCTGGCCACCACGGTGGAGGAATCCGTCCACGGCATCCGCGTCCTGAAGGCCTTCGGCCGCAGCCGTGAGGCCCTGGACTCGTTTGAGGAGCAGGCCCAGGAACTGCGTGAAACCGAAGTGTCGAAGGCAAACTCGCTGGCCAAGTTCTCCCTCGTGGTGACGCTGCTGCCTGAAGCTGCCCTCGCCGTTGCCCTCGTGGTGGGAATCATTGCGGTGGCGGACGGCAACCTCAGCATCGGATCATTGGTTGCCTTCTTTGCCACTGCCGCCGTAGTCGCCGGTCCGGTGGAAGCCGTGGGTCCGCTGCTGTCCATGACCCTGACAGCGAAAACGGCGATCGACCGGCATTACGAAGTAATGGACGCGCAGTCCTCCATTCAAAGCCCGCAGCACCCGGTGCACCTCAACGATGTCCGCGGAGAGCTGGTGTTCGACGACGTCCATTTTGCCTATCCAGACACCAAGGACGGCACGCGCAACCTGATCGACGGCGTGACCCTGTGCCTGCGTCCCGGCGAGACCATGGCGCTGGTGGGCGTGACCGGCAGCGGAAAATCCACCCTGCTGCAGCTGGTCCCCCGGTTGTTCGACGTCACCGGCGGCTCCATCCGGATCGACGGCACTGATCTTCGCCAGCTGGATCTGGAAGAACTGCGCACCATTGTGGCTGTGGCCTTCGAAGACACCACACTGTTCTCCAGCTCCGTCCGCGACAACGTGCTGCTCGGCGCCGAACCGGCAAGCTCCGCAGAAGCGGACCAGCTCCTGGCCCAGGCCCTGGACGTGGCGCAGGCCGACTTTGTGTACTCGCTGCCCGAGGGCACGGACACCCTCATCGGCGAGGAAGGATTGAGCCTTTCCGGCGGGCAGCGCCAGCGCGTGGCCCTGGCCCGGGCCATCGCCGCGCGGCCCACGGTGCTGATCATGGACGATCCGCTCTCGGCCCTGGATGTACGCACCGAGGAACTGGTGGAAGGCCGGCTCCGCGAAGTGTTGGCGGACACCACCACGCTGGTGGTTGCGCACCGCCCGTCCACCGTTTCCCTCGCCGACCGCGTGGCCCTGATGGAAGACGGACGCATCAGCGCCGTCGGCACGCACGCCGAACTCCTGGCCGGCAACGACCACTACCGGTATGTGATTGCCAGCCTGCCCACGGATCCCGAAGACCTGGACAGCCCCCTGGAGGACGGTCCGCGGCCCGCGGAGGAAGCCGACGACGCCGCAGGAGCCCTTGAAGCACCGAGCCTGGACGATGAGGAGATTATCCGATGA
- a CDS encoding PaaI family thioesterase: MGITPQMIRQLVPFAEFLEIDFPELSPHLVVAQLADRPEYGTIGGGVHGGAVMALADIAAAVMAVMASGDPSAAPATMQSSTNFLRPARGILRAEAEVTRTGRTTVVDVRVTDSSGEACAVVRQIVSVKPAAQPASI, from the coding sequence ATGGGCATTACCCCTCAGATGATTCGACAGCTCGTTCCGTTTGCCGAATTCCTGGAGATCGATTTTCCCGAACTGTCGCCGCACCTCGTGGTGGCGCAGCTTGCCGACCGGCCGGAATACGGCACCATCGGAGGCGGAGTGCACGGCGGCGCGGTCATGGCCCTGGCGGACATCGCCGCTGCAGTCATGGCGGTCATGGCCTCCGGTGACCCCTCAGCCGCGCCGGCAACAATGCAATCCTCCACAAACTTCCTGCGGCCGGCACGCGGTATCCTTCGGGCCGAGGCCGAGGTAACGCGGACGGGCCGCACCACCGTCGTGGACGTCCGGGTTACGGACAGCTCCGGCGAGGCCTGTGCGGTGGTGCGCCAAATCGTGTCCGTCAAGCCCGCAGCCCAGCCTGCCTCCATCTGA